In Mustela nigripes isolate SB6536 chromosome 12, MUSNIG.SB6536, whole genome shotgun sequence, one DNA window encodes the following:
- the LOC132027676 gene encoding vomeronasal type-1 receptor 90-like, whose product MLLTVLLLLSPHLFESLDSQNDFRCKAFFYLNRVMRGLSISTTCLLNVLQAVTISPSTSWLARFKQKLTSYSIHILVSSWSLSLCSNTYLIIYAVASSSMNQTQLLVLTEHCSLSPMNSIIRGMFLTLIFSSDVFFVGVMLLSSAYMVILLCRHQRLCQYLHSTSLSSRLSPERRAIQTLLLLVSLFVVMYWMNLAILSFSALSWINNFVILGVQKLLVNVYATVSPLVLISSHKKIRNILQYMQWKCHQFFNS is encoded by the coding sequence ATGCTCCTCACTGTACTGCTGTTGTTGTCTCCACACCTGTTTGAGTCACTGGACTCTCAGAATGACTTCAGGTGCAAGGCATTTTTCTACCTCAACAGGGTCATGAGGGGTCTCTCTATCAGTACAACTTGCCTACTGAATGTGCTCCAGGCTGTCACCATCAGTCCCAGCACCTCCTGGTTGGCCAGGTTCAAACAGAAACTCACAAGTTACAGTATCCACATTTTGGTCTCCTCATGGTCCCTCAGCTTGTGCTCCAATACTTACCTGATCATCTATGCTGTGGCTTCTTCCAGCATGAACCAGACCCAACTACTGGTTCTCACTGAACACTGTTCACTTTCCCCCATGAACTCCATCATCAGAGGAATGTTTCTCACTCTGATATTTTCCAGTGATGTCTTCTTTGTAGGAGTCATGCTGCTCTCAAGTGCATACATGGTGATTCTCTTGTGCAGGCATCAGAGGCTATGCCAGTACCTTCACAGCACCAGCCTTTCCTCAAGACTCTCCCCAGAGAGAAGGGCCATCCAGACCCTCCTGCTGCTGGTGAGTCTCTTTGTGGTCATGTACTGGATGAACCTTGCCATCTTGTCTTTCTCAGCCCTGTCGTGGATCAACAACTTTGTCATCCTGGGAGTCCAGAAGCTTTTGGTCAATGTCTATGCCACTGTCAGTCCTTTGGTGTTAATCAGTTCTCATAAAAAGATCAGAAATATTCTGCAATATATGCAGTGGAAATGCCAtcaattttttaatagttaa